Genomic window (Staphylococcus debuckii):
GGAATACTTTAGAGAAAGACATACTAAACGATAAATTAGAAATAATTAGTGGAGCATTTGAAACTACAGCAGATCATGGAAAAGCATTCATTTATAAAATTATTGAGTTATTAAGAGAAGACAGTCAAATAAATATAGCACGTTTAGCTTATTTGCTTGCACGCAGTAATATAAATAGTCATTATTCAAATATTATTTTTAAATGGTCGCGGTCAGAAGAAGATCGAGAACAGTTAATTACAGCATTTGAGTATTATGTCTATCAAACACGGGAGGGTTAATTAATATGGAATTAGCAAAACTAAAGTCCGGTACACCAATTGATTTAAAGTATGCTGAAAATGTTATAAAAAAGAATTGTGAGACAAAGACGTTTAAAGGAAAAGAACAAACAGTACTATTTGGTGGATTAACAACGAGTAAATTACGTAATTTACTTCAATATTTAAATAATATTTATACTAAAGTTTATAATACCAATAATAAAGAGTTATCTGATGAAATTTGTGACGAGTTAGAATATTTGAAGGTTAAGTTTGCGTATGAATCTGCTAGAGAAAAATCAGTTGATTTATTTTTGAAGAAAACTCATATGAATGTACTTATTGATAGAGTAATAAAACATAAATCAAA
Coding sequences:
- the csm2 gene encoding type III-A CRISPR-associated protein Csm2, which encodes MELAKLKSGTPIDLKYAENVIKKNCETKTFKGKEQTVLFGGLTTSKLRNLLQYLNNIYTKVYNTNNKELSDEICDELEYLKVKFAYESAREKSVDLFLKKTHMNVLIDRVIKHKSKKFFLDYCKYFEALVAYAKFYNKEN